In the Podospora pseudocomata strain CBS 415.72m chromosome 5, whole genome shotgun sequence genome, one interval contains:
- a CDS encoding hypothetical protein (EggNog:ENOG503P5ZA), translating into MDNMPTSIAIPDQRHRQANRQDGSSPSSYSSSPSTPGHSPKASPRAPQKQKVHARRPSLLSSAFTKQECTTIRIGGEDHEGPMRLVTYLERGQGFVWNPEIFLPSMSDFEYTPLDQRRDPIVEIHISDEEIKKMLPQ; encoded by the exons ATGGACAACATGCCTACCTCGATCGCCATTCCCGACCAGCGCCATCGCCAGGCGAACCGCCAGGATGgctcgtcgccgtcgtcgtactCTAGCTCCCCGAGCACGCCAGGCCACTCTCCCAAGGCCTCACCTAGGGCTCCTCAGAAGCAAAAGGTGCACGCCAGACGACCCAGCCTTTTGA GCTCTGCTTTCACCAAGCAGGAGTGCACGACCATCCGGATTGGCGGCGAGGATCACGAAGGACCCATGAGACTG GTGACCTACCTCGAGAGGGGACAAGGCTTCGTCTGGAATCCCGAAATCTTCCTGCCATCCATGAGCGACTTTGAATACACCCCGCTCGACCAGCGCCGTGATCCCATCGTCGAGATCCACATCAGTgacgaggagatcaagaagatgctGCCTCAATAA